One window from the genome of Paenibacillus azoreducens encodes:
- a CDS encoding LacI family DNA-binding transcriptional regulator, producing MSVTIKDVAKKAGVSPSTVSRVLSNNSRISRETSQRVRDVMEELGYHPNIMAKSLVSRTTESICVILPKPAEELFLNLFFMELIRGIVTQANRSGYDVLISSGGSEQEEVEALSRLLKGKRVDGAILLYSRKDDQVVEFLTSNHYPFVLIGRSEKYPDILSVDNDNVQAAYDATKHLISLGHERIGFVSGPPNHIVSRDRLKGYVNALTEAGLEMRKEWIVEGEFLQESGYRAMSFFMNLPERPSALVVVDDFVSLGVLRGLHELGYRVPEDLCIVSFNNLSIAELATPPVSSIDIGIYNLGYTASQALIQSIRDDGKLKIQQRHIIPHRLVMRESSIYTPPKKPSL from the coding sequence ATGTCTGTAACAATTAAAGATGTCGCCAAAAAAGCGGGCGTTTCTCCCTCCACCGTGTCCCGTGTTCTGTCGAACAATTCCAGAATCAGTCGAGAAACATCCCAGAGAGTGCGAGATGTGATGGAGGAGCTTGGATACCATCCGAACATCATGGCCAAAAGCCTTGTCTCCAGAACCACGGAAAGTATTTGCGTGATTCTGCCAAAGCCGGCGGAAGAGCTGTTTCTCAACCTGTTCTTCATGGAACTGATCCGGGGCATCGTCACGCAAGCCAACCGTTCGGGATATGACGTGCTGATCAGCTCGGGCGGGAGCGAACAGGAGGAAGTCGAAGCTCTTTCCCGCCTTCTGAAGGGGAAACGGGTTGACGGAGCCATATTGCTTTATTCCCGCAAGGATGACCAGGTCGTCGAATTTTTAACAAGCAACCACTACCCGTTCGTGCTCATCGGGCGGAGCGAAAAATACCCGGACATCCTGTCGGTGGATAATGACAACGTCCAAGCCGCCTACGATGCGACGAAACATCTGATCTCGCTCGGTCATGAGCGAATCGGATTTGTCAGCGGACCGCCGAATCATATCGTTTCGCGCGACCGTTTAAAGGGTTATGTGAACGCGCTTACGGAAGCCGGGCTTGAGATGCGCAAGGAATGGATCGTCGAAGGCGAATTTTTGCAGGAAAGCGGCTATCGCGCCATGTCTTTTTTTATGAATTTGCCCGAGCGCCCATCGGCGCTGGTGGTGGTCGATGATTTCGTGTCCCTTGGCGTCCTGCGCGGACTTCACGAGCTCGGCTACAGGGTGCCTGAAGATTTATGCATTGTCAGCTTTAACAATCTTTCGATCGCCGAACTGGCGACACCGCCGGTGAGCAGTATCGATATCGGCATTTATAATCTCGGATACACCGCCTCGCAGGCGCTGATCCAATCCATCCGGGATGACGGGAAATTGAAAATTCAACAACGGCACATTATCCCCCATCGGCTAGTCATGCGGGAATCGTCTATTTATACTCCACCTAAAAAGCCGTCGTTATAG